From the Actinomycetes bacterium genome, one window contains:
- a CDS encoding aldose 1-epimerase family protein has protein sequence MPSTRTSPTGAQHVLTRGEQTAVVTEMGATLRDYRVDDRLLVDGFPEDARPDGGRGQVLSPWPNRVRGGRYAFDGAEQQLAVSEVAAGNAIHGLVRWVGWVVAEQGADRVSLTTTVWPQTGYPWLLRLAATYTLDDDGLTVEIAARNDGTGAAPYGVGQHPYLTAGVPADHTVLTLPASRRLLTDDRSLPVGSEDVTGTPYDFRAGRVVGDLRLDDAYVGLEPGPDGLVRVRLTEPRSRTGVELWADAATRCVQVFTGDTLPDAARRREGIAVEPMSCPADAFNSGTDLVVLEPGDTHRLRWGLRVVHG, from the coding sequence ATGCCGTCGACGCGCACGTCGCCCACCGGCGCGCAGCACGTGCTGACGCGTGGCGAGCAGACCGCGGTGGTGACCGAGATGGGCGCGACGTTGCGCGACTACCGGGTGGACGACCGGCTGCTCGTCGACGGCTTCCCGGAGGACGCCCGGCCGGACGGGGGGCGCGGCCAGGTCCTGTCGCCGTGGCCCAACCGGGTTCGTGGCGGCCGCTATGCGTTCGACGGGGCGGAGCAGCAGCTCGCCGTCAGCGAGGTGGCGGCAGGCAACGCGATCCACGGGCTCGTCCGGTGGGTCGGCTGGGTGGTCGCCGAGCAGGGGGCCGACCGGGTGTCGCTGACGACGACCGTCTGGCCGCAGACCGGGTACCCGTGGCTGCTGCGGCTGGCAGCGACGTACACGCTCGACGACGACGGCCTGACGGTCGAGATCGCGGCGCGCAACGACGGCACCGGCGCTGCGCCCTACGGGGTCGGGCAGCACCCCTACCTGACCGCCGGGGTCCCGGCCGACCACACGGTGCTCACCCTCCCGGCGAGCCGGCGGCTGCTGACCGACGACCGGTCGCTTCCGGTGGGGTCCGAGGACGTCACCGGCACGCCCTACGACTTCCGCGCCGGCCGGGTGGTCGGCGACCTGCGGCTGGACGACGCCTACGTGGGTCTCGAGCCGGGGCCGGACGGACTGGTGCGGGTGCGGCTGACCGAGCCGCGCAGCCGGACCGGCGTCGAGCTCTGGGCCGACGCGGCCACCCGCTGCGTCCAGGTGTTCACCGGCGACACCCTGCCGGACGCGGCGCGCCGCCGCGAAGGCATCGCGGTCGAGCCGATGAGCTGTCCCGCCGACGCCTTCAACAGCGGGACCGACCTGGTCGTCCTCGAGCCCGGCGACACCCACCGGCTGCGCTGGGGGCTGCGCGTCGTCCACGGGTGA
- a CDS encoding cold-shock protein produces MPQGTVKWFNAEKGFGFIAQDGGGPDVFVHFSAIQADGYRSLDENQRVEFEVTQGQRGPQADQVRPV; encoded by the coding sequence GTGCCCCAGGGAACCGTCAAGTGGTTCAACGCCGAGAAGGGCTTCGGCTTCATCGCCCAGGACGGCGGCGGCCCCGACGTCTTCGTGCACTTCTCGGCCATCCAGGCCGACGGCTACCGCTCGCTGGACGAGAACCAGCGCGTGGAGTTCGAGGTCACCCAGGGCCAGCGCGGCCCGCAGGCCGACCAGGTGCGCCCCGTCTGA
- a CDS encoding zinc finger domain-containing protein, whose translation MPEGHTVHRNAREHLARFGGTAVHVTSPQGRFVDGAALLSGRPLCTAEAYGKHLFLGFPDQRWLHVHLGLYGHWTFGTSPAPVPRGALRVRLEGNGSFADLRGPTACEVWTPVEKAVLEARLGPDPLRPRPRGDDAWDRLSRSRSAVGQLLMDQAVVAGVGNVYRAEVLFRAAVSPFRPGSLVTRPEWDAMWVDLVTLMKAGLRAGRIVTTRPAHRDRPAGRIRRDDAHYVYRRTGLPCRVCRTPVATAVMAGRNLFWCPRCQAA comes from the coding sequence GTGCCCGAGGGTCATACCGTCCACCGCAACGCGCGCGAGCACCTCGCGCGATTCGGCGGCACCGCGGTGCACGTGACCAGCCCGCAGGGCCGCTTCGTCGACGGTGCCGCCCTCCTGTCCGGCCGTCCGCTGTGCACCGCCGAGGCCTACGGCAAGCACCTGTTCCTCGGCTTCCCGGACCAGCGGTGGCTCCACGTCCACCTGGGGCTCTACGGCCACTGGACGTTCGGTACGTCGCCCGCGCCCGTCCCCAGGGGTGCGCTGCGGGTGCGCCTCGAGGGCAACGGCTCCTTCGCCGACCTGCGCGGCCCGACCGCCTGCGAGGTGTGGACGCCGGTGGAGAAGGCGGTGCTAGAGGCCCGGCTGGGCCCGGACCCGCTGCGCCCCCGGCCACGCGGCGACGACGCGTGGGACCGTCTGTCGCGCAGCCGCAGCGCCGTCGGCCAGCTGCTGATGGACCAGGCGGTCGTCGCAGGCGTCGGCAACGTCTACCGGGCCGAGGTGCTCTTCCGCGCCGCGGTGTCACCCTTCCGCCCCGGGAGCCTCGTCACGCGGCCGGAGTGGGACGCCATGTGGGTCGACCTGGTCACCCTGATGAAGGCCGGGCTGCGCGCCGGCCGCATCGTCACGACCCGTCCGGCGCACCGGGACCGGCCGGCCGGCCGGATCCGGCGGGACGACGCCCACTACGTCTACCGGCGCACCGGGCTGCCCTGCCGGGTGTGCCGGACCCCGGTGGCCACCGCGGTGATGGCCGGCCGCAACCTGTTCTGGTGCCCGCGCTGCCAGGCGGCCTGA
- a CDS encoding pyridoxamine 5'-phosphate oxidase family protein produces the protein MAAHLGDETAHRDDEAGPHDHRGLRVLTLDECMRHLRGTLVGRIAFLHEGEPVIFPVNYALDGLDVVFRSTWGSKLEHAQHAGTVAFEVDGFDDEQRLGWSVLVNGVADVVYDEQESDRLDRLPLRGWARTTEPTFWVRIRAEQVTGRAIDPPGTGSAPAT, from the coding sequence ATGGCTGCTCACCTGGGCGACGAGACCGCTCACCGGGACGACGAGGCCGGTCCTCACGACCACCGAGGACTCCGGGTGCTCACGCTCGACGAGTGCATGCGCCACCTGCGCGGGACCCTCGTCGGCCGGATCGCCTTCCTGCACGAGGGCGAGCCGGTGATCTTCCCGGTCAACTACGCCCTCGATGGCCTGGACGTGGTGTTCCGGTCGACCTGGGGGTCCAAGCTGGAGCACGCCCAGCACGCCGGCACGGTCGCCTTCGAGGTCGACGGCTTCGACGACGAGCAGCGCCTCGGCTGGAGCGTCCTCGTCAACGGCGTCGCTGACGTGGTCTACGACGAGCAGGAGTCCGACCGGCTGGACCGCCTCCCGCTCCGCGGCTGGGCCAGGACTACCGAGCCGACGTTCTGGGTGCGGATCCGGGCCGAGCAGGTGACCGGTCGGGCGATCGACCCGCCCGGCACCGGGTCAGCGCCGGCTACCTGA
- the crcB gene encoding fluoride efflux transporter CrcB, with the protein MTVALVLLGAAVGAPLRYVTDLLVQSRHDSVLPWGTLVVNVSGSLVLGVAAGALPGHSWALALVGTGFCGALTSFSTFGFETVRLAQDGWVKAAVANVVLGVCLSLAACALGWWVAAALV; encoded by the coding sequence GTGACCGTGGCCCTGGTGCTGCTCGGGGCCGCCGTCGGTGCGCCGTTGCGCTACGTCACCGACCTGCTCGTGCAGTCTCGGCACGACTCGGTGCTGCCGTGGGGGACCCTGGTCGTCAACGTCAGCGGCTCCCTCGTGCTGGGGGTCGCAGCGGGCGCCCTGCCGGGCCACTCGTGGGCGCTGGCCCTCGTCGGCACCGGCTTCTGCGGTGCGCTCACCTCGTTCTCGACGTTCGGCTTCGAGACGGTGCGGCTGGCGCAGGACGGGTGGGTGAAGGCCGCCGTCGCCAACGTCGTGCTCGGCGTGTGCCTCTCGCTCGCCGCCTGCGCGCTCGGCTGGTGGGTGGCAGCCGCCCTCGTCTGA
- the crcB gene encoding fluoride efflux transporter CrcB translates to MEDPAARHEPLPVDPDVLGSERLAGRHGLGAQLAEVLGSRTDVLAVIALGGAAGAVLRHGAEELLPRDREGFPWATFLVNVSGCLAIGALMVVIAAWWPRSRYVRPLLGVGLLGGFTTFSTYALESRDLVAAGAAPTSVLYVVASLGAGLLAVVAGMAAGEGLVRRRRPTHRAAP, encoded by the coding sequence ATGGAGGACCCGGCGGCGCGCCACGAGCCGTTGCCGGTCGACCCCGACGTGCTCGGGTCGGAGCGGCTCGCCGGCCGGCACGGGCTCGGTGCGCAGCTCGCCGAGGTGCTGGGGTCGCGCACCGACGTCCTGGCCGTGATCGCGCTCGGCGGCGCGGCCGGCGCAGTGCTGCGGCACGGCGCCGAGGAGCTGCTGCCGCGTGACCGGGAGGGCTTTCCCTGGGCCACCTTCCTCGTCAACGTCAGCGGTTGCCTCGCGATCGGCGCGCTGATGGTGGTGATCGCCGCCTGGTGGCCGCGGTCGCGCTACGTGCGCCCGCTGCTCGGGGTGGGCCTGCTCGGCGGCTTCACCACCTTCTCGACGTACGCCCTCGAGAGCCGTGACCTCGTCGCGGCGGGTGCCGCACCGACCTCGGTGCTCTACGTCGTGGCAAGTCTCGGCGCGGGCCTGCTGGCCGTGGTGGCCGGCATGGCCGCCGGTGAGGGACTGGTCCGGCGCCGGCGGCCGACGCACCGGGCGGCGCCGTGA
- a CDS encoding ScyD/ScyE family protein has translation MRSRSMLAALAAAALAAGMAATPAHAAGPLIQGLAGPLAISVDDGKIYVAQSFGGMLSRYGTDGSGGKTLYQRKPKVEIGAVQAAGPGTLFAVTGKNADGKFAKLKHRASDGTVTTRADLRGFEKRFNPDGHVTYNFRDISATCAKKVPDEVGGASYKGIVDSHPYATAMMADGTAVVADAAGNDIITVSPSGFRTEIATLPGQPVRVSKALAGQFGLPGCTVGHNFWFEPVPTDVEVHGGMLYVSVLPGGPEDPSLGARGRVYTVDPDTGEATLIGKGFAGATDLAVSPKGKVYVTELFGGRVSTIKDGMAKKVFAAEQPAAIEWYKGKLYVAGGLEGPGYVRKVTP, from the coding sequence ATGCGTTCACGCTCGATGCTCGCCGCGCTCGCCGCGGCCGCTCTGGCCGCCGGGATGGCTGCCACGCCGGCCCATGCGGCCGGCCCGCTGATCCAGGGGCTCGCCGGGCCGCTGGCGATCTCGGTCGACGACGGCAAGATCTACGTCGCCCAGTCCTTCGGGGGGATGCTCAGCCGTTACGGCACCGACGGCAGCGGCGGCAAAACCCTCTACCAGCGCAAGCCGAAGGTCGAGATCGGCGCCGTGCAGGCCGCCGGGCCGGGCACTCTGTTCGCGGTCACCGGCAAGAACGCCGACGGCAAGTTCGCCAAGCTCAAGCACCGCGCGTCCGACGGCACCGTGACGACCCGGGCCGACCTGCGCGGCTTCGAGAAGCGGTTCAACCCGGACGGCCACGTCACCTACAACTTCCGCGACATCAGCGCCACGTGCGCCAAGAAGGTCCCGGATGAGGTGGGCGGCGCGTCGTACAAGGGCATCGTCGACTCGCACCCGTACGCCACCGCCATGATGGCCGACGGCACGGCGGTCGTCGCCGACGCCGCGGGGAACGACATCATCACCGTCAGCCCGAGCGGCTTCCGCACCGAGATCGCGACGCTGCCCGGTCAGCCCGTTCGCGTCAGCAAAGCCCTCGCGGGGCAGTTCGGCCTGCCGGGCTGCACCGTCGGCCACAACTTCTGGTTCGAGCCGGTGCCGACCGACGTCGAGGTCCACGGCGGGATGCTCTACGTGTCCGTGCTGCCCGGTGGCCCGGAGGACCCGAGCCTGGGTGCCCGTGGCCGGGTCTACACCGTCGACCCGGACACCGGTGAGGCGACGCTGATCGGCAAGGGCTTCGCCGGGGCGACCGACCTGGCCGTCTCGCCCAAGGGCAAGGTCTACGTCACCGAGCTGTTCGGTGGCCGGGTCTCCACCATCAAGGACGGCATGGCGAAGAAGGTTTTCGCCGCGGAGCAGCCCGCTGCCATCGAGTGGTACAAGGGAAAGCTGTACGTCGCCGGCGGTCTCGAGGGGCCCGGCTACGTCCGGAAGGTCACGCCCTAG
- a CDS encoding pyridoxamine 5'-phosphate oxidase family protein, producing the protein MTAADPRPDDPALRAMAHGVLDANRYLVLGTSERDGRPRVSPVYFTHDGYRHLYWVSSPASTHSGNVAADSRVGIVVFDSSRPTQETEAVYVTATAAEVASDELVDACAAAFARLSGGARPFTPEELSGDADLRLYLAVVETAQVHVRGSHPVWGSGIDRRVTVRLG; encoded by the coding sequence GTGACAGCGGCCGACCCGCGTCCGGACGACCCTGCGCTTCGGGCCATGGCGCACGGCGTCCTCGACGCCAACCGCTACCTGGTCCTCGGCACGAGCGAGCGCGACGGCCGACCACGGGTGTCGCCGGTCTACTTCACCCACGACGGCTACCGCCACCTCTACTGGGTGTCGTCACCGGCGTCGACGCACTCCGGCAACGTAGCGGCGGACAGCCGGGTCGGGATCGTGGTCTTCGACTCGTCGAGGCCCACGCAGGAGACCGAAGCGGTCTACGTCACCGCGACCGCTGCCGAGGTCGCGTCGGACGAGCTCGTCGACGCCTGCGCCGCCGCGTTCGCCCGGCTGAGTGGGGGAGCGCGACCCTTCACGCCGGAGGAGCTGTCCGGGGACGCCGACCTCCGGCTCTACCTGGCCGTCGTCGAGACCGCGCAGGTGCACGTCCGCGGCAGCCACCCGGTGTGGGGGTCCGGCATCGACCGCCGGGTGACCGTCCGGCTGGGCTGA